The following proteins are co-located in the Nitrospirota bacterium genome:
- a CDS encoding type II toxin-antitoxin system RelE/ParE family toxin: MTGSYSVLLKKSAERELRSLPTEALRRVADRIKALATNPRPPGCEKLSGEDRYRIRQGDYRVVYAVDDGQRIVEVVKVGHRREVYRK, translated from the coding sequence GTGACGGGCTCCTATAGCGTCCTGCTGAAGAAGTCCGCCGAGCGGGAGTTACGGTCCCTTCCCACAGAAGCCCTCCGACGGGTCGCAGACCGAATCAAAGCATTGGCCACCAACCCGCGGCCGCCGGGCTGTGAAAAACTGTCGGGTGAGGATCGCTATCGGATTCGGCAAGGCGACTACCGCGTGGTCTATGCGGTGGACGATGGACAGCGGATCGTCGAGGTGGTCAAAGTAGGGCATCGAAGAGAGGTGTATCGAAAATAG
- a CDS encoding ribbon-helix-helix domain-containing protein produces the protein MRSVLARLSGDAMMSCHQVIVKGNMPNDARTTVYLKPKVYRALKVKAAETDRTISELVNEAVIELLREDAEDLEAFEKRRKEPSRPFEKALEDLKRDGLL, from the coding sequence ATGCGATCGGTCTTGGCCCGGCTCTCTGGTGATGCTATGATGTCCTGCCATCAAGTCATCGTGAAGGGGAACATGCCGAACGACGCGAGAACCACCGTCTATCTGAAGCCCAAGGTGTACCGGGCGTTGAAGGTCAAGGCGGCCGAAACCGACCGGACGATTTCCGAGCTCGTCAACGAGGCCGTGATCGAGCTGCTCAGGGAGGACGCCGAGGACCTTGAAGCGTTCGAGAAACGCCGCAAGGAGCCCAGCCGTCCGTTCGAGAAGGCGCTCGAGGACCTGAAGCGTGACGGGCTCCTATAG
- a CDS encoding tetratricopeptide repeat protein produces the protein MNRAERRRQAKLQGGAGPSRGTPDVQSALQDAISFHRAGRHLEAESLYKQILEAHPRHAEALHLSGILAYQTGQLDKAVQLLSQAIQQDSGKAPYFYNLGVVLQKQGKLEEASSAYLKALALNPRYVEAQSNLGTVLMEQDRWAEAAARYEKLLALKPDYVEAHNNLGVVLKELGRTEEAVASYRRALALKPDHVEAHCNLGTALLDDDKPDEAVASFERALALKPDYVKAHYNLAFAYLRQHHLDRALASLRKSADLKYNHGRPVPDQLVYKSRLKHDAEQVQYLLDRGVLPQGYILYLEALKQLRQRAARQPGSGTRVALGRDELRDIAPSFNRILHYADCPALPGGAVNPALNRAEIEARYNASHPEVTYVDGLLTDEALQSLRKFCLESTIWKRDYENGYVGAFFGDGFACPLLLQVAEELRERFPGIFKDHPLLQSWAFKCDSEMKALNMHADAAAVNVNFWITPDEANLDQESGGLIVWDKEAPKEWNFKEYNSTRNEPKVREFLRASGAKAVRVPYRQNRAIVFNSDLFHESDVIRFREGYEHRRINVTLLYGRRGT, from the coding sequence ATGAATCGGGCGGAGCGGCGGCGGCAGGCCAAGCTTCAGGGGGGCGCGGGACCGTCGCGCGGGACGCCCGACGTCCAGTCCGCCCTCCAAGATGCCATCTCGTTCCACAGGGCCGGCCGTCACCTGGAAGCCGAGTCCCTCTACAAGCAGATCCTTGAGGCCCATCCGCGCCATGCGGAGGCCTTGCACCTCTCGGGCATCCTGGCCTACCAGACCGGCCAGCTCGACAAGGCCGTTCAGCTCCTCTCGCAAGCGATCCAGCAGGACTCGGGCAAGGCTCCCTATTTCTACAACCTCGGCGTCGTCCTGCAGAAGCAGGGCAAGCTGGAGGAGGCTTCTTCGGCCTATCTCAAGGCCCTGGCTCTGAACCCCCGTTACGTGGAGGCGCAGAGCAACCTCGGCACGGTCCTGATGGAGCAGGACCGGTGGGCGGAGGCGGCGGCCCGGTACGAGAAGCTGCTGGCTTTGAAGCCGGACTATGTCGAAGCCCACAATAACCTGGGCGTGGTGCTCAAGGAGTTGGGACGGACGGAGGAAGCGGTAGCTTCCTACCGGCGGGCGCTGGCCCTCAAGCCGGACCATGTGGAAGCCCACTGTAACCTGGGCACCGCCCTCCTGGACGACGACAAGCCGGACGAGGCGGTCGCCTCCTTCGAGCGGGCGCTGGCCCTCAAGCCCGATTACGTCAAGGCTCACTACAACCTGGCCTTCGCCTATCTCCGGCAGCACCACCTCGACCGGGCCCTGGCCTCTCTGCGCAAGTCAGCCGACCTGAAGTACAACCACGGCCGGCCCGTGCCGGACCAGCTCGTCTACAAGTCCCGGCTCAAGCACGACGCCGAGCAGGTCCAGTATCTGCTGGATCGAGGGGTGCTCCCTCAGGGCTACATCCTCTACCTGGAGGCCTTGAAGCAGTTGAGGCAGCGCGCCGCTCGGCAACCTGGCTCAGGGACCCGTGTCGCCCTCGGCCGGGACGAACTGCGGGACATCGCCCCCTCCTTCAACCGCATCCTCCACTACGCCGACTGTCCCGCCCTGCCGGGCGGGGCCGTGAATCCGGCGCTGAACAGGGCGGAGATCGAGGCGCGCTACAACGCGTCCCACCCGGAGGTCACGTACGTTGACGGGCTGCTCACGGACGAGGCCCTGCAATCGCTCCGCAAGTTTTGCCTGGAGTCCACGATCTGGAAGCGGGACTATGAGAACGGCTATGTCGGGGCTTTTTTCGGCGACGGGTTCGCCTGTCCGCTCCTTCTCCAGGTCGCGGAGGAGCTGCGGGAGCGGTTCCCGGGGATCTTCAAGGATCACCCGCTGCTGCAGAGCTGGGCCTTCAAGTGCGACAGCGAGATGAAGGCCTTGAACATGCACGCCGACGCGGCGGCCGTGAACGTGAACTTCTGGATCACGCCGGACGAGGCCAACCTGGACCAGGAGAGCGGGGGGCTGATCGTCTGGGACAAGGAAGCGCCGAAGGAGTGGAACTTCAAGGAGTACAACAGCACGAGGAACGAGCCCAAGGTGCGGGAGTTCCTGCGCGCGAGCGGCGCGAAGGCGGTCCGCGTTCCCTACCGGCAGAACCGGGCCATCGTCTTCAACTCGGACCTCTTCCACGAGTCGGACGTGATCCGCTTCCGGGAGGGCTACGAGCACCGCCGGATCAACGTGACCCTGCTCTACGGCCGGCGGGGGACGTAA
- a CDS encoding threonine/serine dehydratase — protein MDAITLADIRRAAERLHGVAHATPVFTGRQLDAASGASVFLKCENFQRVGAFKFRGAYHAISTLPPEQQGKPVVTISSGNHAQGVALACKLLGRQAHILTGGLTNPTKRQAVLGYGATIHEAANHLEAERKLPALLVELDGVYIHPFNDPQVIKGQGTVMLEFFSSVPDLDLVLAPVGGGGLLSGTCIAAHGLNPSIRVYACEPTGALDALHSVRENRIVPMPAPNTLAEGLKTSLGDVTLPILRQHLAGFFTIEEEEIVAAMRFAFERLKLIIEPSSAVALAPLLRREPALIGKRVGVIVTGGNVNFSTFFEAVRGGRA, from the coding sequence ATGGACGCGATCACCCTCGCCGACATCCGCCGGGCGGCCGAGCGCCTGCACGGCGTCGCCCACGCGACGCCCGTCTTCACCGGCCGCCAGCTCGACGCGGCCTCCGGCGCCTCGGTGTTCTTGAAGTGCGAGAATTTCCAGCGCGTCGGCGCGTTCAAGTTTCGGGGGGCCTACCACGCGATCTCGACGTTGCCGCCGGAGCAGCAGGGCAAACCGGTCGTGACGATCTCATCCGGCAACCATGCACAGGGGGTCGCGCTGGCTTGCAAGCTCCTCGGCCGCCAGGCCCACATCCTGACCGGCGGCCTCACCAATCCGACGAAACGGCAGGCGGTGCTGGGCTACGGAGCGACGATCCACGAGGCCGCCAATCATCTGGAAGCCGAGCGCAAGCTGCCGGCCCTGCTCGTCGAGTTGGACGGGGTGTACATCCATCCCTTCAACGATCCCCAGGTCATCAAGGGACAGGGGACCGTCATGCTGGAATTCTTCTCCTCCGTGCCCGATCTGGACCTGGTCCTCGCACCGGTGGGCGGGGGCGGGCTCCTTTCCGGCACCTGTATCGCGGCCCACGGGCTCAACCCGTCCATCCGGGTCTATGCCTGCGAGCCGACCGGCGCGCTGGATGCCCTCCATTCGGTCCGCGAGAACCGGATCGTGCCGATGCCCGCACCCAACACGCTGGCGGAGGGGCTGAAGACGAGCCTGGGCGACGTGACGCTCCCGATCCTGCGGCAGCACCTGGCCGGCTTTTTCACGATCGAGGAGGAGGAGATCGTCGCCGCCATGCGCTTCGCCTTCGAGCGGCTCAAGCTCATCATCGAGCCGTCGAGCGCTGTGGCCCTGGCCCCGCTCCTACGGCGGGAGCCGGCGCTGATCGGAAAGAGGGTCGGGGTGATCGTGACCGGCGGGAACGTGAACTTCTCGACATTCTTCGAAGCCGTCCGGGGCGGCAGAGCCTAG
- a CDS encoding pyridoxal phosphate-dependent aminotransferase produces MVHDGNQRLARLAQSEIRAMTIACERVKGINLAQGVCDTPVPAPVVQGAERAMEKGLNTYTRYDGLPELRQALARKLAAYNGIAADPETEITVSAGATGSFHCACLALLNPGDEVILFEPFYAYHVSALVAVEAVPKTVPTHAPDWTFSFQDLERAVTDRTRAIVVNTPGNPSGKVFSRDELQGIADLARCHNLFVFTDEIYEYFLFDGRQHVSLATLPGMAERTVTIGGYSKTFSITGWRIGYSVAQAKWAQMIGAMNDLLYVCAPTPLQYGVAAGITELGRSFYEGLARDYQDKRDRFCRALTKAGLPPSVPQGAYYVLADVSRLPGATGKERAMALLEQTGVAGVPGEAFFQGDTGNRFIRLCFAKTDADLEEACRRIERLD; encoded by the coding sequence ATGGTGCATGACGGCAATCAGCGGCTGGCGAGGCTGGCCCAGTCCGAGATCCGGGCCATGACCATCGCCTGCGAGAGGGTCAAGGGCATCAACCTAGCCCAGGGGGTGTGCGACACGCCCGTGCCCGCGCCGGTGGTGCAGGGGGCGGAGCGGGCCATGGAGAAGGGCTTGAACACCTACACCCGCTACGACGGGCTGCCGGAGTTGCGCCAGGCCCTCGCCCGCAAGCTGGCCGCCTACAACGGCATCGCCGCTGACCCGGAGACGGAGATCACGGTCAGCGCCGGCGCGACCGGCTCCTTCCACTGCGCCTGCCTGGCCCTGCTCAATCCCGGGGACGAGGTCATCCTCTTCGAGCCCTTCTACGCCTACCACGTCAGCGCGCTGGTCGCGGTGGAGGCGGTGCCCAAGACCGTTCCGACGCACGCGCCGGACTGGACCTTCTCGTTCCAGGACCTGGAGCGGGCGGTGACGGACAGGACCAGGGCCATCGTGGTCAATACGCCGGGGAATCCCTCGGGCAAAGTCTTCAGCCGGGACGAGCTGCAGGGCATCGCGGACCTGGCCCGCTGCCACAACTTGTTCGTCTTCACGGACGAGATCTACGAGTACTTCCTGTTCGACGGCCGCCAGCACGTCAGCCTGGCGACGCTGCCGGGCATGGCCGAGCGAACGGTCACGATCGGGGGCTACTCGAAGACTTTCAGCATCACCGGCTGGCGGATCGGCTACAGTGTCGCGCAGGCCAAGTGGGCCCAGATGATCGGGGCGATGAACGACCTCCTCTACGTCTGCGCGCCCACGCCGCTCCAGTACGGCGTCGCGGCGGGGATCACCGAGCTCGGCCGGTCCTTCTACGAGGGGCTGGCGAGGGACTATCAGGACAAGCGGGACCGGTTCTGCCGGGCGCTGACGAAAGCCGGGTTGCCTCCCTCCGTTCCGCAGGGGGCCTATTACGTGCTGGCGGACGTGTCGCGCCTCCCCGGCGCGACCGGCAAGGAGCGGGCGATGGCCCTGCTCGAACAAACCGGCGTGGCCGGCGTGCCGGGCGAGGCCTTCTTTCAGGGCGACACGGGCAACCGGTTCATCCGGCTCTGTTTCGCGAAGACGGACGCGGACCTGGAGGAGGCCTGCCGACGGATCGAACGGCTCGATTAG
- the bamE gene encoding outer membrane protein assembly factor BamE has translation MVRRVSLGLCWLLLAGCVSLGNEKIADEATVGRVKVGETTREQVLAMLGEPDERRRAELADYSQEWWAYQYEASQFNPLEYLLIVGLFYSGIGTPDSRTELHVFFDQNGVVRSLVRQATVYDMGAPFIPPTLTSRVTTAVPFAGAPGGSVSFQSELDRRY, from the coding sequence ATGGTGCGTCGCGTGAGTCTGGGGCTCTGCTGGCTGCTGCTGGCCGGGTGCGTCTCGCTCGGCAACGAGAAGATCGCCGACGAAGCGACGGTGGGCCGGGTCAAGGTCGGCGAGACCACCAGGGAGCAGGTCCTGGCCATGCTGGGCGAGCCGGACGAGCGGCGGCGCGCCGAGCTGGCGGATTATTCGCAAGAATGGTGGGCCTACCAGTACGAAGCCTCGCAGTTCAATCCCCTCGAATACCTGCTCATCGTCGGCTTGTTCTACAGCGGAATCGGCACGCCGGACAGCCGGACGGAGCTGCACGTCTTCTTCGACCAGAACGGGGTCGTGCGGAGCCTGGTTCGTCAAGCCACGGTCTACGACATGGGCGCCCCGTTCATCCCGCCGACCCTCACGAGCCGGGTGACGACGGCGGTGCCCTTTGCTGGCGCGCCGGGCGGCTCCGTCAGCTTCCAGTCAGAATTGGACCGCCGGTACTGA
- the smbP gene encoding small metal-binding protein SmbP: MKPETRMVVAALGFVVLLSSGAAAEGQHVPQAVEHAQAAAAQGRQGYPDALVTQAREALTHAEAARTETKSPHLAQGIKKLNQAIEHGMAGHGEEATKAAEEAVTHLSQAAKPQAEASSSDGY; this comes from the coding sequence ATGAAACCGGAAACCAGAATGGTCGTGGCCGCACTGGGATTCGTCGTCTTGCTGTCATCCGGCGCCGCGGCCGAGGGCCAGCACGTGCCCCAGGCCGTCGAACATGCGCAGGCCGCGGCCGCGCAAGGCCGGCAGGGCTATCCAGACGCCCTGGTCACGCAGGCCCGCGAGGCCCTCACGCACGCCGAGGCGGCTCGGACCGAAACCAAGAGCCCGCATCTGGCTCAAGGGATCAAGAAGCTCAACCAGGCGATCGAGCACGGCATGGCTGGACACGGGGAGGAAGCAACCAAGGCGGCGGAGGAGGCAGTGACGCACCTCTCGCAGGCGGCGAAGCCACAAGCCGAGGCGTCATCGAGCGACGGGTATTGA
- a CDS encoding DUF5676 family membrane protein has product MIRPVPFANALTITATGLFVFLIVLRDLAPSFFVYFFNAQFFGADVASLLPARPGPLRLIADLLIMLVGAWLFGYCWAWFYNRLTK; this is encoded by the coding sequence GTGATCCGTCCCGTCCCGTTCGCCAACGCGTTGACGATCACCGCCACCGGCCTTTTCGTCTTCCTGATCGTCTTGCGGGACCTCGCTCCCTCGTTCTTCGTGTATTTCTTCAACGCCCAGTTCTTCGGGGCGGACGTCGCCTCCCTCCTGCCGGCTCGGCCCGGCCCGTTGCGACTGATCGCCGACCTGCTCATCATGCTGGTCGGGGCCTGGCTGTTCGGCTACTGCTGGGCCTGGTTCTACAACCGGCTGACCAAGTAG
- a CDS encoding alpha/beta fold hydrolase, with product MPIAAVNGTDLFYLEVGAGLPCLVMHGGLGLDHTYLHPALDPLGDRLRLVYYDQRGNGRSGRPPLSTLTFEQFAADADALRAALELDRVAVLGHSYGGFIALEYALRYPRRVSRLVLLNTAPAWDFEEEIRANALRKGATPEMLAAIEIGKLDDERAQRRAFQLTAPLYYATFDLEAAQRLFRRTQFSIGAALRGEELQRQYDTVARLDRIRVPTLIATGRDDFITPPSQSERLHKGIRGSELVIFERSGHFPFVEEPEAFFSAVRGWLARAG from the coding sequence ATGCCGATTGCGGCGGTCAACGGCACCGATCTCTTCTATCTGGAGGTCGGAGCCGGCCTTCCTTGCCTGGTGATGCACGGGGGGCTGGGCCTGGACCATACCTACCTGCATCCCGCGCTCGATCCGCTCGGCGACCGGCTGCGCCTCGTCTACTACGACCAGCGCGGCAACGGCCGTTCGGGTCGGCCGCCACTTTCGACCCTCACGTTCGAGCAGTTCGCCGCCGATGCGGACGCCCTGCGGGCCGCGCTCGAGCTCGACCGGGTCGCCGTCCTGGGCCATTCCTACGGAGGCTTCATCGCGCTGGAGTATGCGCTCCGCTATCCGCGGCGGGTGAGCCGTCTGGTCCTGCTGAACACGGCTCCGGCCTGGGACTTTGAGGAGGAAATTCGGGCCAACGCCCTGCGCAAGGGCGCGACGCCCGAGATGCTGGCGGCGATCGAGATCGGCAAGCTGGACGACGAGCGGGCGCAGCGGCGCGCCTTCCAACTGACCGCCCCCCTCTATTACGCGACGTTCGACCTCGAGGCCGCCCAGCGACTGTTCCGGCGCACCCAGTTCTCGATCGGCGCCGCCTTGCGCGGGGAGGAGCTGCAGCGGCAGTACGACACGGTCGCCCGACTGGACCGGATCCGAGTCCCTACCCTGATCGCGACCGGCCGCGACGACTTCATCACCCCGCCGTCCCAGTCCGAGCGGCTCCACAAGGGCATCCGCGGCTCCGAGCTGGTCATCTTCGAGCGGAGCGGGCATTTCCCGTTCGTGGAAGAGCCGGAGGCCTTCTTCTCGGCTGTGCGGGGCTGGCTGGCGCGGGCCGGCTAG
- the leuD gene encoding 3-isopropylmalate dehydratase small subunit — MEPFTTLTGLVAPLDRVNVDTDQIIPKQFLKTIKRTGLKEGLFLDWRTKQDGSPDPDFFINQPRYRGATILLARDNFGCGSSREHAPWALLDYGIRCLIAPSFADIFYNNCFQNGILPVVLKAEEVQALFHAVAAREGYRLTVDLAAQTVTTPDGTVYRFDVDPFRKDCLLKGLDSIGLTLQHEAAITAYERRRKAEAPWLFSDR, encoded by the coding sequence ATGGAGCCGTTTACGACATTGACCGGGCTGGTCGCGCCGCTGGATCGGGTCAACGTGGACACCGACCAGATCATCCCGAAGCAGTTCCTCAAGACGATCAAGCGGACGGGGCTCAAGGAAGGGCTGTTCCTGGACTGGCGGACGAAGCAGGACGGCTCGCCGGACCCGGACTTCTTCATCAACCAGCCCCGCTATCGGGGCGCGACGATCCTGCTCGCGCGCGACAACTTCGGCTGCGGGTCCTCCCGGGAGCATGCCCCCTGGGCGCTGCTGGACTACGGCATCCGGTGCCTCATCGCGCCCAGCTTCGCCGACATCTTCTACAACAACTGCTTCCAGAACGGGATCCTGCCGGTGGTCCTGAAGGCGGAAGAGGTCCAGGCCTTGTTCCATGCGGTCGCCGCGCGGGAAGGCTACCGGCTCACGGTGGACCTGGCGGCCCAGACCGTGACGACGCCGGACGGGACGGTCTACCGGTTCGATGTGGACCCCTTCCGCAAGGACTGTCTGCTCAAGGGACTCGACTCCATCGGGCTCACCCTCCAGCACGAAGCGGCCATCACGGCCTACGAGCGCCGGCGTAAGGCCGAGGCGCCCTGGCTCTTCTCCGACCGGTAA
- the leuC gene encoding 3-isopropylmalate dehydratase large subunit: MAGKTLFDKIWDAHVVREEADGTTLLYVDRHLVHEVTSPQAFEGLRVAGRKPRRPAATLAVPDHNVPTTDRRLGITDPVSAKQVATLEENCAEFGITLYGMSDVRQGIVHVIGPEQGFTLPGMTIVCGDSHTSTHGAFGALAFGIGTSEVEHVLATQCLLQKRPKTMVVRVEGVLPDRCSAKDIILAIIGQIGTAGGTGYVVEYAGSAIRALSMEGRMTLCNMSIEAGARAGMVAPDEQTIAYVKGRPLAPKGDLFERAAQAWRQLGTEPDARFDRTIELRAERIAPQVTWGTSPGMVTGVDGKVPDPREMPDEKSRQAAERALEYMGLTPGTPITAIAIDRVFIGSCTNSRIEDLRLAARYAKGKKVAKSVHAMVVPGSGLVKKQAEEEGLDRIFREAGFEWREPGCSMCLAMNADVLQPGERCASTSNRNFEGRQGKGGRTHLVSPGMAVAAAVEGHFVDIRHWS, translated from the coding sequence ATGGCCGGCAAGACGCTGTTCGACAAGATCTGGGACGCCCACGTCGTGCGGGAGGAGGCGGATGGCACGACGCTCCTGTACGTTGACCGGCACCTGGTCCACGAGGTGACTTCGCCCCAGGCGTTCGAAGGGCTGCGCGTCGCGGGGCGCAAGCCGCGCCGGCCCGCCGCGACCCTGGCGGTCCCCGACCACAACGTGCCCACCACCGACCGGCGCCTCGGCATCACGGACCCGGTCAGCGCCAAGCAGGTGGCGACGCTGGAGGAAAACTGCGCGGAGTTCGGGATCACCCTGTACGGGATGAGCGACGTCCGGCAGGGGATCGTGCACGTGATCGGGCCCGAGCAGGGCTTCACGCTGCCGGGCATGACGATCGTCTGCGGGGACTCGCACACCTCCACCCACGGGGCGTTCGGCGCGCTGGCCTTCGGGATCGGCACCAGCGAGGTCGAGCACGTGCTGGCCACCCAGTGCCTGCTCCAGAAGCGGCCCAAGACCATGGTCGTCCGCGTGGAAGGGGTGCTCCCGGACCGTTGCTCCGCCAAGGACATCATCCTCGCGATCATCGGACAGATCGGCACGGCCGGCGGCACGGGCTACGTCGTCGAGTACGCCGGCTCGGCGATCCGCGCGCTTTCGATGGAGGGACGGATGACGCTCTGCAACATGTCCATCGAGGCCGGGGCCCGGGCGGGGATGGTCGCGCCGGACGAGCAGACGATCGCCTACGTCAAGGGCAGGCCGCTGGCTCCCAAGGGGGATCTCTTCGAACGGGCGGCGCAGGCCTGGCGCCAGCTCGGCACCGAGCCGGACGCCCGGTTCGACAGGACCATCGAGCTGCGCGCGGAGCGGATCGCTCCCCAGGTCACCTGGGGCACGAGCCCCGGCATGGTGACGGGCGTGGACGGCAAGGTCCCGGACCCCCGCGAGATGCCGGACGAGAAGTCGCGCCAGGCGGCGGAACGCGCGCTGGAGTACATGGGCCTGACGCCCGGCACCCCGATCACGGCCATCGCGATCGACCGGGTGTTCATCGGCTCCTGCACCAATTCCCGGATCGAGGACCTGCGCCTGGCGGCCCGGTACGCCAAGGGCAAGAAGGTGGCCAAGAGCGTCCACGCGATGGTGGTGCCCGGATCGGGGCTCGTCAAGAAGCAGGCGGAGGAGGAAGGGCTGGACCGGATCTTCCGCGAGGCCGGCTTCGAGTGGCGGGAACCGGGTTGCAGCATGTGCCTGGCCATGAACGCCGACGTGCTCCAGCCGGGCGAGCGGTGCGCCTCCACCAGCAACCGGAACTTCGAGGGGCGGCAGGGGAAGGGGGGCCGCACGCACCTGGTCTCCCCGGGCATGGCGGTCGCCGCGGCGGTGGAAGGACATTTCGTGGACATCCGGCACTGGTCCTAA
- a CDS encoding CBS domain-containing protein codes for MPVVLAVNGAVETYRPRSVTGKPKVADVQRYGQDPPQHQGQAGLDITVLAARMAYEKSQAPQTRKPAILAQDIMSVPVLTVRPEATLTEAWALMKSKGFRHLPVTSATGALVGIASDRDLLGFSSLLEATGHAPSLTHPISAIMSTEVLTATTATDIRELARVMLHERISALPIIDAQHHPVGIVTISDILRRVMTHAPLELWT; via the coding sequence ATGCCGGTCGTGCTCGCCGTCAACGGAGCCGTCGAGACCTATCGGCCCAGGTCCGTCACCGGCAAGCCGAAGGTCGCCGACGTGCAGCGCTACGGGCAGGACCCGCCCCAGCACCAGGGTCAGGCCGGGCTGGACATCACCGTCCTGGCTGCGCGGATGGCCTACGAGAAGAGCCAGGCTCCCCAGACCCGCAAGCCGGCGATACTCGCCCAGGACATCATGAGCGTCCCGGTGCTGACCGTGAGACCGGAGGCCACGCTGACCGAAGCCTGGGCGCTGATGAAGAGCAAGGGCTTCCGTCATCTTCCCGTGACCTCCGCGACCGGCGCCCTCGTCGGCATCGCCTCGGACCGCGACCTGCTGGGCTTCTCGAGCCTCCTCGAAGCCACGGGACACGCGCCTTCGCTCACCCATCCGATCTCCGCCATCATGTCCACGGAGGTGCTCACCGCCACGACCGCGACGGACATTCGCGAGCTGGCCCGCGTGATGTTGCACGAGCGGATCAGCGCGCTCCCGATCATCGACGCCCAGCACCATCCGGTCGGGATCGTGACGATCAGCGACATCCTGCGCCGCGTGATGACGCACGCGCCGCTCGAACTCTGGACCTGA
- a CDS encoding MEKHLA domain-containing protein — protein sequence MMGEQWNEPPVVAWCQLLLDSFRRWTGRELIERTGPAETQAAALFHAPFVLVSHGTGTDPVLNYGNRAALDLWEMDWERFTRTPSRFTAEPVNQAERARMLAKAAARGVIHDYRGVRISGSGRRFLVEDAVVWNVTDAEGTKRGQAATFSKWKLLDEP from the coding sequence ATGATGGGGGAACAGTGGAACGAACCGCCGGTGGTGGCCTGGTGTCAGCTCCTGCTGGACAGCTTCCGCCGGTGGACGGGCCGCGAGTTGATCGAGCGAACCGGTCCGGCCGAGACCCAGGCGGCGGCGCTCTTCCATGCCCCGTTCGTCCTGGTCTCCCACGGGACCGGGACGGACCCGGTCCTGAATTATGGGAACCGGGCGGCGCTGGACCTCTGGGAGATGGACTGGGAGCGGTTCACCCGCACGCCGTCGCGGTTCACGGCCGAGCCGGTCAACCAGGCCGAACGGGCGCGGATGCTCGCCAAGGCCGCTGCGCGGGGCGTCATTCACGATTATCGGGGGGTGCGGATTTCCGGCAGCGGGCGCCGCTTTCTCGTGGAAGACGCGGTCGTTTGGAACGTGACGGACGCCGAGGGAACGAAGCGGGGCCAGGCGGCCACGTTCTCGAAGTGGAAACTTCTAGATGAACCGTGA
- a CDS encoding DUF2569 domain-containing protein, which translates to MKRRHVPPPDTKRALGGWLLLLALAFVALPIRLLLFIWEDLLPAFSREAWPLLTTPGSPAYHPLNKPILLFELIGNSLTLLGALVVASLFFLRHRRFPLLGVVFLALAVAFYVADYFITRQLPLVAEQSGSESKLDLIGALLVGVAVSTYLLVSKRVKETFVR; encoded by the coding sequence ATGAAGCGGCGGCACGTTCCTCCTCCTGACACCAAACGGGCCCTCGGGGGGTGGCTGCTGCTCCTCGCGCTGGCTTTCGTCGCTCTGCCGATCCGGCTCCTGCTGTTCATCTGGGAGGACCTGCTGCCGGCCTTTTCCCGGGAAGCCTGGCCGCTCCTCACGACGCCGGGCAGCCCGGCCTACCATCCCCTCAACAAGCCGATCCTGCTGTTTGAGCTGATCGGGAACAGCCTGACCCTGCTGGGCGCGCTGGTCGTCGCCAGCCTGTTTTTTCTGCGACACCGGCGGTTCCCCCTCCTCGGCGTGGTCTTCCTGGCTCTGGCCGTGGCTTTCTATGTCGCGGACTACTTCATCACGCGACAGCTTCCGCTGGTTGCGGAACAGAGCGGGAGCGAGTCGAAGCTGGACCTGATCGGCGCCCTGCTCGTCGGCGTCGCGGTCTCGACCTATCTGCTGGTCTCGAAGCGGGTCAAGGAGACCTTCGTCCGGTGA